The Sandaracinaceae bacterium genome contains a region encoding:
- a CDS encoding LysM peptidoglycan-binding domain-containing protein, with protein sequence MTRRTSSITVARALVLAVTTLALRPSSVVAQGDGETEETIRYTIQPGDTCYGIAQRFFGNPRQCHEVIYRYNPQMGSDASNIRPGVVITIPVRTQNSPDARVTRTSREVQARSSSGADWRAARRGLGLYRGWHVNTQEAASAEVTFRDESQIQMRENTLVIIYGGSSQDAARRRTSQATLEQGTLRSRLGSLRLQVDTPNGQTELNGGSSVVSVDGEGSVVSNHSGGSARVRGTTGAPVSVRPGYGSTVVRGERPARPRPLPAAPALTGDTRRHVVGVVGAGGTLVGEWGAVDGAAYYRVELSSEPDGSGLIAAVQAPSTVTRFEVHRLPAGTYYLALATIDGSRLESRPSERVPLAVSLVGLQAPGAAEPDLTTVSAGDWGRAAPAPAVLRGTRFISPAGFRCSVADDAPAAEGVFLRAGRAELTCTDEQGATQPALGVAVEQLAVSVEGVPEGAAPTLVRGTERELVFTLAADQPVPETIQVRVPDGVSVRETRREEGRLVVTVLAEESAPSSFELELVSPSSDDAGEASPQPLAELSVQVEDPPPPVAPRPPPPVVPVEHVAAARPQEAFGLSAHPSVMGLTNDRRVGSGGFLMVSHQGRLAEDQGYWRASMGVEASPTANLRVGLAHAIDVAERGPAPAERGDRDLLAWTGYRLLARQELSLYAELAAWFPTGGAREGIAVVRLAPSLSISARIGDRWLLRSRQGALLAASGDGPYLWASAYGADVQLIDELYLGLELDSSIGRANDTLFTGLGLGLGLSALLGPATLTFGVRYGLTDDFQDAVGRFTVTGGLRIALE encoded by the coding sequence ATGACCCGACGTACCTCCTCGATCACAGTCGCGCGCGCGCTGGTCCTCGCCGTCACCACCCTGGCGTTGCGACCCTCGTCCGTCGTGGCCCAGGGCGACGGCGAGACCGAAGAGACCATCCGCTACACCATCCAGCCGGGTGACACCTGCTACGGCATCGCGCAGCGCTTCTTCGGCAACCCGCGTCAGTGTCACGAGGTCATCTACCGCTACAACCCCCAGATGGGCTCGGACGCCAGCAACATCCGCCCAGGCGTCGTCATCACCATCCCGGTGCGGACGCAGAACTCCCCGGACGCCCGCGTCACGCGGACGTCGCGTGAGGTGCAGGCGCGCTCGTCGAGCGGCGCGGACTGGCGCGCCGCGCGGCGTGGGCTGGGCCTCTATCGAGGCTGGCACGTGAACACGCAGGAAGCAGCGAGCGCCGAGGTGACCTTCCGCGACGAGTCTCAGATCCAGATGCGCGAGAACACCCTCGTCATCATCTACGGCGGAAGCTCCCAGGACGCCGCGCGCCGTCGCACCAGCCAGGCCACGCTGGAGCAGGGTACGCTGCGCAGCCGCTTGGGCTCCCTGCGCCTGCAGGTGGACACGCCCAACGGACAGACCGAGCTGAACGGCGGCTCGTCGGTCGTGAGCGTCGACGGCGAAGGCAGCGTCGTGTCGAACCACAGCGGTGGCTCGGCGCGCGTGCGAGGCACCACGGGCGCGCCCGTGTCCGTGCGCCCGGGCTATGGCTCCACGGTGGTGCGTGGGGAGCGGCCGGCGCGGCCTCGGCCCCTGCCCGCGGCGCCGGCCCTGACGGGCGACACGCGTCGCCATGTCGTGGGAGTCGTCGGCGCGGGGGGCACCCTCGTGGGCGAGTGGGGGGCCGTCGACGGTGCGGCCTACTATCGCGTGGAGCTGTCCAGCGAGCCCGATGGAAGCGGGCTCATTGCGGCGGTCCAAGCGCCCTCGACGGTGACGCGCTTCGAGGTGCACCGGCTGCCCGCAGGGACGTACTACCTCGCACTCGCGACGATCGACGGGAGTCGCCTCGAGAGTCGGCCCAGCGAGCGCGTTCCGCTCGCGGTGTCGCTGGTGGGGTTGCAGGCTCCGGGCGCCGCCGAACCAGACCTCACCACCGTCAGCGCGGGGGACTGGGGCCGCGCCGCGCCGGCCCCGGCGGTGCTGCGCGGTACGCGCTTCATCAGCCCGGCTGGGTTCCGCTGCAGCGTGGCGGACGACGCGCCTGCGGCGGAGGGCGTCTTCCTTCGCGCAGGGCGAGCGGAGCTCACGTGTACCGACGAGCAGGGCGCGACCCAGCCAGCGCTGGGAGTCGCAGTCGAACAGCTCGCCGTGTCGGTGGAGGGTGTCCCAGAGGGCGCGGCTCCGACGCTCGTGCGTGGCACCGAGCGCGAGTTGGTGTTCACGCTCGCGGCGGACCAGCCCGTGCCGGAGACCATCCAGGTGCGCGTGCCCGACGGCGTGAGCGTGCGTGAGACGCGCCGCGAGGAGGGTCGCCTCGTCGTGACGGTGCTGGCCGAGGAGAGCGCCCCATCGTCGTTCGAGCTCGAGCTGGTGAGCCCCTCCTCCGACGATGCGGGTGAGGCCAGCCCGCAGCCGCTCGCCGAGCTCAGCGTCCAGGTGGAGGACCCGCCGCCCCCGGTCGCGCCGCGCCCGCCGCCACCCGTCGTCCCCGTGGAGCACGTGGCCGCGGCCCGTCCCCAGGAGGCCTTCGGGCTGTCCGCGCACCCGAGCGTGATGGGGCTGACGAACGACCGACGCGTGGGGAGCGGCGGCTTCCTCATGGTCAGTCACCAGGGTCGCCTCGCGGAGGACCAGGGCTACTGGCGCGCGAGCATGGGCGTCGAGGCGTCGCCGACGGCGAACCTCCGCGTCGGCCTCGCCCACGCCATCGACGTCGCGGAGCGAGGCCCAGCGCCTGCCGAGCGGGGGGATCGCGACCTGCTCGCGTGGACGGGCTATCGGCTGCTCGCTCGGCAGGAGCTGTCGCTCTACGCAGAGCTGGCCGCGTGGTTCCCGACCGGCGGGGCGCGCGAAGGCATCGCCGTGGTTCGCTTGGCACCGTCGCTGTCGATCAGCGCGCGCATCGGTGACCGGTGGCTGCTGCGTTCGCGTCAGGGTGCCCTGTTGGCGGCTTCGGGCGACGGCCCGTATCTGTGGGCTTCCGCCTACGGCGCGGACGTCCAGCTGATCGACGAGCTCTACCTCGGGCTCGAGCTCGACAGCAGCATTGGGCGCGCCAATGACACCCTCTTCACCGGGCTCGGACTCGGGCTCGGGCTGAGCGCGCTGCTCGGCCCCGCCACGCTCACCTTCGGCGTGCGCTACGGCCTCACCGACGACTTCCAGGACGCGGTGGGGCGCTTCACCGTCACCGGGGGCCTCCGCATCGCGCTCGAGTGA
- a CDS encoding serine/threonine protein kinase: MTDPSDLPAGYVVAGRFEVKRKLGEGGMGTVYLATQTQLRRDVALKVILPQHAARHGARTRFEREARVASALRHPNAVEVYDFGEHEGSLYMAMELLEGETLRRSVDLDLPPLPLPRALRYARQVADVLAAAARINLVHRDLKPENIMIEQAADGGERVVVVDFGLAFMADQGDMGRLTREGVVTGTPDYMSPEQARGIEVTPATDVYSLGCVLYEMLTANPPFSGDTAILISRHLFVAPTPIREAFPEVTIPGALDDLIQQMLEKAPEARPTALSVRDALLAVDPGAPERHGSSQGGRLLGRAARMVSKAPVSSHGPTVTDHVVVPGPGATGLLDVAYLGPPADEALTLGLAANGLALRPFDQTPARAVFAPGLSPDELAVLCRAGVPIITDAPKGDLARLSALLRSGAADVVVTPSDPEEVARKLARAIRKSERKK, from the coding sequence GTGACCGACCCGTCCGATCTGCCAGCGGGCTACGTGGTCGCGGGGCGCTTCGAGGTGAAGCGCAAGCTCGGCGAGGGAGGCATGGGCACCGTGTACCTCGCCACGCAGACCCAGCTGCGGCGGGATGTGGCGCTCAAGGTCATCTTGCCGCAGCACGCCGCGCGGCACGGGGCGCGCACCCGGTTCGAGCGCGAGGCGCGCGTGGCGTCCGCGCTGCGCCACCCCAACGCGGTCGAGGTCTACGACTTCGGTGAGCACGAGGGCTCGCTCTACATGGCCATGGAGCTGCTCGAGGGTGAGACGCTGAGACGCTCGGTGGACCTCGACCTGCCGCCGCTGCCGCTGCCGCGTGCGCTGCGCTACGCGCGACAGGTGGCCGACGTGCTCGCTGCGGCCGCGCGCATCAACTTGGTACACCGTGACCTGAAGCCGGAGAACATCATGATCGAGCAGGCCGCCGACGGCGGCGAGCGCGTCGTGGTCGTGGACTTCGGCCTCGCCTTCATGGCCGATCAGGGCGACATGGGGCGCCTGACCCGCGAGGGGGTCGTCACGGGCACGCCCGACTACATGTCCCCCGAGCAGGCGCGCGGCATCGAGGTCACACCCGCCACCGACGTGTACTCGCTCGGCTGCGTGCTCTACGAGATGCTCACCGCCAACCCGCCGTTCTCGGGGGACACCGCCATCCTCATCTCGCGGCACCTGTTCGTGGCGCCCACGCCCATCCGCGAGGCCTTCCCGGAGGTGACCATCCCCGGCGCGCTCGACGACCTGATCCAGCAGATGCTCGAGAAGGCGCCCGAGGCTCGCCCGACCGCGCTGTCGGTGCGGGATGCGTTGCTCGCCGTGGACCCAGGCGCCCCCGAGCGTCACGGCTCGTCACAGGGTGGTCGGCTCCTCGGGCGGGCGGCGCGGATGGTGTCCAAGGCCCCCGTCTCGTCGCACGGCCCGACGGTGACGGACCACGTCGTGGTCCCCGGTCCGGGCGCCACGGGCCTCTTGGATGTGGCCTACCTCGGCCCCCCCGCGGACGAGGCGCTGACCCTCGGCCTCGCCGCGAATGGGCTCGCGCTGCGCCCCTTCGATCAGACCCCCGCCCGCGCCGTGTTCGCGCCCGGGCTCTCCCCCGACGAGCTGGCCGTGCTGTGCCGCGCCGGCGTGCCCATCATCACCGACGCCCCGAAGGGCGACCTCGCTCGGCTCTCGGCGCTGCTCCGCTCGGGCGCGGCGGACGTGGTCGTCACGCCGTCCGACCCGGAAGAGGTCGCGCGCAAGCTGGCACGGGCGATCCGCAAGAGTGAGCGAAAGAAATGA
- a CDS encoding adenylate/guanylate cyclase domain-containing protein encodes MGELAAAMKAALDSDVPSGALSSQPGQDPFASSPRGPRQVERAKVPFRTKLTFFAALLTIVPLSVVGLLVIRDATRTVERLNREYRAQVVGNIEAMLEAELQGAQDGLDLVGRTITDPAIDEALVEPLAADMVAAWESLDHVGVYDVRGGRVALIQEPGTALEPPADLPAEVMAEAEGQGVGTGHTVDDPGHAPRVLLAVPLRALRPGTSAPQLSGYAASYVSLEPVQRRVEELASSDFEGDDVFVADGEGRLVVHLERARASVRDAAPELDQLVGPDARSEMRDYVGVGPNVNAAGEPTISTAFWSHRRRFTIVVQVPEEKAYRAPREMRAVILVVVGAAIALALIAAFVVARQVTQPIRQLSRFAKDLAARRWDKRVTLRTLDEFGVLGDVMSNAAADLQASERRIRREEAIRGDLGRYLPAEIVDKVVKREQDMQLGGSRREVSVLFADVVAFTPLTDQLGAEQIVGLLNELFTVLTEVVFRHGGTIDKFIGDCVMAVWGAATPADDHADRALAAAEDMLRFVEVGNEGWFAKYGVRIELAIGVNSGPAIVGNIGSESRMEYTAIGDTVNVAARLEAIARPSQILATLATKNLSDGGYDFVDLGEREMTGRAEPVHVFEVRL; translated from the coding sequence ATGGGCGAGCTCGCAGCTGCCATGAAGGCCGCGCTCGACAGCGACGTGCCCAGCGGGGCGCTCTCCTCCCAGCCTGGACAAGACCCTTTTGCGTCCTCGCCACGCGGGCCGCGCCAGGTGGAGCGCGCGAAGGTCCCGTTCCGCACCAAGCTCACCTTCTTTGCGGCCCTGCTCACCATCGTCCCGCTGTCCGTGGTGGGCCTGCTGGTGATCCGCGACGCGACGCGCACGGTCGAGCGGCTCAACCGTGAGTATCGCGCGCAAGTGGTGGGCAACATCGAAGCCATGCTCGAGGCCGAGCTCCAGGGAGCGCAGGACGGGCTCGACCTGGTGGGGCGCACCATCACGGACCCCGCCATCGACGAGGCGTTGGTCGAGCCGCTCGCGGCCGACATGGTGGCGGCCTGGGAGTCGCTCGACCACGTGGGCGTGTACGACGTGCGTGGCGGTCGCGTGGCGCTCATCCAGGAACCCGGGACGGCGCTCGAGCCCCCGGCGGATCTGCCCGCGGAGGTGATGGCCGAGGCGGAGGGCCAGGGCGTGGGCACGGGTCACACCGTGGACGATCCGGGGCACGCGCCCCGCGTTCTGTTGGCGGTGCCGCTGCGTGCGCTGCGGCCGGGCACGAGCGCCCCACAGCTGTCGGGCTATGCTGCCAGCTACGTCTCCCTCGAGCCGGTCCAGCGGCGTGTCGAGGAGCTGGCCAGCTCCGACTTCGAGGGCGACGACGTGTTCGTGGCGGATGGCGAGGGGCGGTTGGTGGTGCACCTCGAGCGCGCGCGCGCCAGCGTCCGTGACGCAGCGCCAGAGCTCGACCAGCTGGTGGGCCCCGACGCGCGCAGCGAGATGCGCGACTACGTGGGCGTTGGGCCGAACGTGAACGCCGCGGGGGAGCCCACTATCAGCACGGCCTTCTGGTCGCACCGGCGACGCTTCACCATCGTCGTGCAGGTGCCCGAGGAGAAGGCCTATCGCGCGCCGCGCGAGATGCGCGCCGTGATCCTCGTCGTGGTCGGCGCGGCCATCGCCCTGGCGCTCATCGCGGCGTTCGTGGTGGCGCGGCAGGTGACGCAGCCCATCCGGCAGCTCTCGCGCTTCGCCAAAGACCTGGCCGCCCGCCGCTGGGACAAACGCGTGACCCTCCGCACGCTGGACGAGTTCGGCGTGCTGGGCGACGTCATGAGCAACGCGGCCGCCGATCTGCAGGCCAGCGAGCGGCGCATCCGGCGTGAGGAGGCCATCCGCGGCGACCTCGGGCGCTACCTGCCCGCCGAGATCGTCGACAAGGTGGTCAAGCGCGAGCAAGACATGCAGCTCGGCGGTTCGAGGCGCGAGGTCTCCGTCTTGTTCGCCGACGTGGTGGCCTTCACCCCGCTGACGGATCAGCTGGGCGCGGAGCAGATCGTCGGCTTGCTCAACGAGCTGTTCACCGTGCTCACGGAGGTGGTCTTCCGGCACGGTGGCACCATCGACAAGTTCATCGGAGACTGTGTGATGGCGGTGTGGGGGGCCGCGACGCCTGCGGACGACCACGCCGACCGCGCCCTCGCTGCGGCCGAGGACATGTTGCGCTTCGTCGAGGTCGGCAATGAGGGCTGGTTCGCGAAGTACGGCGTGCGCATCGAGCTCGCCATCGGCGTCAACTCCGGACCCGCCATCGTGGGCAACATCGGGTCCGAGAGCCGCATGGAGTACACGGCCATCGGCGACACCGTGAACGTCGCGGCGCGGCTCGAGGCCATCGCCCGGCCCTCACAGATCCTCGCCACCTTGGCCACCAAGAACCTGTCTGACGGGGGCTACGACTTCGTCGACCTGGGCGAGCGCGAGATGACGGGGCGCGCCGAGCCCGTCCACGTGTTCGAGGTGCGCCTGTGA
- a CDS encoding sigma 54-dependent Fis family transcriptional regulator — MTEKRTVKFDDDARSKVTVQTIEVSVTDGPDEGVSLVTDTEVLTVGSAKGNDLVLSDPTVSRYHVELQLSDDGIVVRDNSSTNGTFIGALRVHDAVFPPGTALRIGRTTLRVGAGKSVDIELLPEERLGHLLGRSESMRRLMMQVRKVARTEAPTLIVGESGTGKELIASAIHDLGPRTKGPFVTVDCGAMSPNLVASELFGHERGAFTGADRQHIGAFERAHGGTIFLDEIGELPAELQPNLLGALERKRFRRVGGRTDIDVDVRIVAATNRDLRAEVNAGRFRLDLYYRLAIVTLRVAPLRERYDDLPLLVEHFLRECGHEGAVEEVFDEALMATLGAYRWPGNVRELRNLVEATLAMGEAYLPESLEPLGSDEEVSATRPTFMGDGLHLDLRPSLDLAYKDARAMVLDQFEKHYLAHWLEKSEGNVAKAAREAKMDRSHLFHLLRRHDLR; from the coding sequence GTGACAGAAAAGAGAACAGTCAAGTTCGACGACGACGCCCGGTCGAAGGTGACCGTCCAGACCATCGAGGTCAGCGTCACCGACGGTCCGGACGAGGGCGTCTCCCTGGTGACCGACACCGAGGTGCTTACGGTCGGTTCGGCCAAGGGCAACGACCTGGTGCTCAGTGATCCGACCGTCTCGCGCTACCACGTCGAGCTCCAGCTCAGCGACGACGGCATCGTGGTACGGGACAACTCGTCGACCAACGGCACGTTCATCGGGGCGCTGCGAGTGCATGACGCGGTGTTCCCGCCAGGCACGGCGCTGCGCATCGGCCGCACCACCCTGCGGGTCGGCGCCGGCAAGAGCGTGGACATCGAGCTGCTCCCCGAAGAGCGCCTGGGTCACCTGCTGGGTCGGAGCGAGAGCATGCGCCGGCTGATGATGCAGGTGCGCAAGGTGGCCCGCACCGAGGCCCCCACGCTGATCGTCGGCGAGAGCGGGACGGGCAAGGAGCTCATCGCCAGCGCCATCCACGATCTGGGGCCGCGCACGAAGGGGCCGTTCGTGACCGTGGACTGTGGCGCCATGTCGCCCAACCTCGTGGCGAGCGAGCTGTTCGGGCACGAGCGCGGGGCCTTCACGGGGGCTGACCGGCAGCACATCGGCGCGTTCGAGCGAGCCCACGGCGGCACCATCTTCCTGGACGAGATCGGGGAGCTCCCAGCCGAGCTCCAGCCCAACCTGCTGGGCGCGCTGGAGCGCAAGCGCTTCCGCCGCGTCGGCGGGCGCACCGACATCGACGTGGACGTGCGGATCGTCGCAGCCACCAACCGCGACCTACGGGCCGAGGTCAACGCCGGGCGCTTCCGGCTCGACCTCTACTACCGCCTGGCCATCGTCACGTTGCGCGTGGCGCCGCTGCGGGAGCGCTACGACGACCTCCCGCTGCTGGTCGAGCACTTCCTGCGGGAGTGCGGCCACGAGGGAGCGGTGGAGGAGGTGTTCGACGAGGCGCTGATGGCGACGCTCGGCGCCTACCGTTGGCCCGGTAACGTGCGCGAGCTCCGCAACCTCGTGGAGGCCACGCTGGCCATGGGCGAAGCCTACCTGCCCGAGAGCCTGGAGCCGCTGGGGAGTGACGAGGAGGTCAGCGCAACGCGCCCGACGTTCATGGGGGACGGGCTGCACCTCGACCTGCGGCCGTCGTTGGACCTCGCCTACAAGGACGCGCGCGCGATGGTCCTCGACCAGTTCGAGAAGCACTACCTCGCGCACTGGCTCGAGAAGTCCGAGGGGAACGTCGCGAAGGCTGCCCGCGAGGCCAAGATGGACCGCTCGCACCTGTTCCACTTGCTGCGGCGCCATGACCTCCGGTAG
- a CDS encoding serine/threonine protein kinase, translating into MTSGSRRLPRPGEVLAGRYRIDSAMARGGMGVVYDGRDLELGRPVAIKVLPPFVRADNARQRFLRECQLTASIDHPNVIRIYDAGFDSGLAPYFVMERLEGTTLGRWVKGHGALALRPALQVTLGVCAALEAAHARDVLHRDVKPANVFLTAPPRERVVLFDFGLSLEASRRTRITDHGVLVGTPAYMAPEQVLGKTVDARTDVYGAGTVAYRVLTGHRHIPKDSTEVGQVFDAVVHGQPKPIREHVPEVPAEVEALVMRALEKSPDERFQSAAEMRDAIREVLDRLAA; encoded by the coding sequence ATGACCTCCGGTAGCCGCCGGCTGCCTCGGCCCGGCGAGGTGCTCGCGGGCCGCTACCGCATCGACAGCGCGATGGCGCGCGGCGGCATGGGCGTGGTGTACGACGGTCGCGACCTGGAGCTGGGCCGCCCCGTGGCCATCAAGGTGCTGCCCCCCTTCGTGCGCGCCGACAACGCTCGGCAGCGCTTCCTGCGCGAGTGTCAGCTGACGGCCAGCATCGACCACCCCAACGTGATCCGCATCTACGACGCAGGGTTCGACAGCGGGCTCGCCCCCTACTTCGTCATGGAGCGGCTGGAGGGAACGACCCTCGGGCGCTGGGTGAAGGGCCATGGCGCGCTCGCCCTGCGCCCCGCGCTGCAGGTCACGCTGGGGGTGTGCGCGGCGCTCGAGGCGGCCCACGCCCGCGACGTCCTGCACCGCGACGTGAAGCCTGCCAACGTGTTCCTGACCGCACCGCCTCGGGAGCGCGTCGTGCTCTTCGACTTCGGGCTCAGCCTCGAGGCATCGCGCCGCACGCGCATCACCGACCACGGCGTGCTGGTGGGTACGCCCGCTTACATGGCCCCGGAGCAGGTGCTCGGGAAGACGGTCGATGCCCGGACCGACGTGTATGGCGCAGGCACGGTCGCATACCGGGTCCTCACGGGGCACAGGCACATCCCCAAGGACAGCACCGAGGTGGGCCAGGTGTTCGACGCGGTGGTGCACGGCCAACCCAAGCCCATCCGCGAGCACGTGCCGGAGGTGCCCGCGGAGGTCGAGGCGCTTGTGATGCGCGCGCTCGAGAAGTCCCCCGACGAGCGCTTCCAGTCTGCGGCGGAGATGAGGGACGCCATCCGAGAGGTGCTCGACAGGCTCGCGGCGTGA